One window of the Nitrospirota bacterium genome contains the following:
- a CDS encoding TetR/AcrR family transcriptional regulator, with translation MNARKAKPPTAPTSHPPLTLVRIRAGLTANALPDMVGTVSGSPVRRQKILSVAARIFSRNGYHETHVSDIIHGARIARGTFYLYFDSKQDILNELIDVFLARLDSAIKKVDLGRNAPPFSQQIESNLSRVLALIESERELASILLDRRVTLDPAMERRVDVFYDSLCKMTRNALIQGVRFGLIRRCDEGLTAHFIVGGLKEIFHRCVVQKRHPTRLKESMSELFQIILQAIGTDRASFARRDIRAK, from the coding sequence ATGAACGCCCGGAAGGCGAAGCCGCCTACGGCTCCAACCTCTCACCCACCGCTGACGCTCGTGAGAATACGTGCGGGGTTGACCGCAAACGCGCTGCCCGATATGGTCGGAACCGTGTCCGGAAGCCCCGTTCGACGCCAAAAGATCCTATCCGTCGCAGCGCGGATTTTTTCACGAAACGGCTATCACGAAACGCACGTGTCGGACATCATTCATGGCGCGCGCATCGCCCGAGGCACGTTCTACCTGTACTTCGACTCAAAACAGGACATCCTGAATGAACTGATCGACGTGTTTCTCGCGCGGCTCGACTCTGCGATCAAGAAGGTCGACCTGGGCCGAAACGCCCCGCCTTTCTCGCAGCAGATCGAGTCCAATTTGTCCCGTGTTCTCGCCCTCATCGAGAGCGAGCGGGAACTCGCCAGCATTCTCCTGGATCGCAGGGTCACTCTCGATCCGGCCATGGAACGGCGCGTGGATGTATTCTATGACAGCCTTTGCAAAATGACGCGTAATGCTCTGATTCAAGGCGTCCGGTTCGGCCTGATCCGTCGGTGCGACGAGGGACTTACCGCCCACTTTATCGTGGGCGGGCTGAAAGAGATCTTTCACCGGTGCGTCGTCCAGAAGCGACACCCCACGCGCCTCAAGGAGAGCATGAGCGAGCTGTTCCAGATCATCCTTCAGGCCATCGGCACCGACCGCGCGTCATTCGCGCGCCGCGACATCCGCGCGAAGTAG
- a CDS encoding cytochrome c oxidase subunit 3, whose amino-acid sequence MEIPYTVSERPDTGLNNVKIGIWLFLASEIMLFGALFASYILLRVGATKWPDGSSILSVPMAFTNTMVLISSSVTMVMAWASLMEKKLGRYRLFMGLTIVLGLAFLVIKFFEYRAKFHHGLHPSTSTFMALYFTLTGLHAAHVAGGIGINAYLWGPGLKLWERAPQQFTNRVETAGLFWHFVDLVWIFLFPVLYLL is encoded by the coding sequence ATGGAAATTCCCTACACCGTCTCTGAGAGGCCCGACACGGGCCTGAACAACGTCAAGATCGGCATCTGGCTGTTTCTCGCCTCGGAAATCATGCTCTTCGGCGCGCTGTTTGCCTCATACATTCTTCTTCGCGTCGGAGCGACGAAGTGGCCGGACGGCTCGTCCATCCTGAGCGTCCCGATGGCCTTCACCAATACCATGGTCCTCATATCATCGAGCGTGACGATGGTCATGGCGTGGGCCTCGCTCATGGAAAAGAAACTGGGCCGCTACCGGCTCTTCATGGGGCTCACGATTGTGCTCGGCCTGGCGTTCCTCGTCATCAAGTTCTTCGAATACCGCGCCAAGTTTCACCACGGTCTCCATCCGTCCACGAGCACTTTCATGGCGCTGTACTTCACGCTGACCGGGCTCCATGCCGCGCACGTGGCGGGTGGAATCGGCATCAACGCGTACCTCTGGGGGCCTGGACTCAAGCTTTGGGAACGCGCCCCGCAACAGTTCACCAACCGGGTCGAAACAGCCGGGCTCTTCTGGCACTTTGTCGACTTGGTGTGGATCTTCCTGTTTCCCGTTCTCTACCTGCTCTAG
- a CDS encoding cbb3-type cytochrome c oxidase subunit I produces the protein MADSAHGTHHAEMSFWRRYVFSTDHKVIGIQYSITALVFLFFGFSLMLLMRWQLAYPDQPLPIIGGLFGELRMPGGVMLPDFYNQLGAMHGTIMVFLGVVPLAVGGFGNFVVPLQIGAPDMAFPRLNMASYWALFLGGVTMFASFFVPGGAAQSGWTSYPPLSDIAPMGQTIWLVGMLFLIVSSLLGAINFITTILQLRAPGLTFMRFPFFVWAQFVTAFLLLLGFPPLQAAGIFQLMDRLAGTSFFLPSGLVVSGQPIAATGGGSPILWQHLFWFLAHPEVYVLILPAMGIVAEVVANNTRKPLWGYKSMVYSLLFLGFMSFIVWAHHMFITGMGTAMSSFFQTTTMIISIPSVIILSCLIISLWGGSIRFNTPMLFALAFLPMFGIGGLTGLPLGLATADIHLHDTYYVIGHFHYVVAPGTILALFAGIYYWYPKATGRKMSEFLGKLHFWPSFIFMNGVFLPMLIQGLHGVQRRLYDGGAAYAHAQPVLHLNKIMSYSAWGLALTQVFFIVNFFWSLRKGEKTSDNPWEATTIEWSAPSPPPHGNFVSMPQAYRGPYEYSVPGHPTDFLPQFSPGAGEKAKTGQAGKTSH, from the coding sequence ATGGCCGATAGCGCGCACGGCACCCACCATGCCGAGATGAGTTTCTGGCGGAGATACGTCTTTTCAACCGATCACAAGGTGATCGGGATTCAATATTCCATCACCGCGCTCGTCTTTCTGTTCTTCGGCTTCTCGCTCATGTTGCTCATGCGATGGCAGCTCGCCTATCCGGATCAACCCCTGCCGATCATCGGCGGACTCTTCGGGGAGCTCCGGATGCCCGGCGGCGTCATGCTCCCCGACTTCTACAATCAACTGGGCGCGATGCACGGGACGATCATGGTCTTTCTGGGTGTCGTTCCCCTCGCCGTGGGCGGATTCGGCAACTTCGTCGTGCCTCTCCAGATCGGCGCTCCGGATATGGCGTTCCCCCGACTCAATATGGCCAGCTACTGGGCTCTTTTCCTCGGCGGCGTGACCATGTTCGCCAGTTTCTTCGTCCCTGGAGGCGCCGCCCAATCCGGATGGACCTCCTACCCACCGCTCTCGGACATCGCGCCCATGGGACAAACCATTTGGCTCGTCGGAATGCTCTTCCTGATCGTCTCGTCCCTGCTCGGCGCCATCAACTTCATCACCACGATTCTCCAGCTCCGCGCGCCCGGCCTCACGTTCATGCGTTTCCCCTTCTTCGTCTGGGCCCAGTTCGTCACCGCGTTCCTGCTTCTTCTCGGTTTTCCCCCCTTGCAGGCAGCGGGCATCTTCCAATTGATGGACCGGTTGGCGGGTACAAGCTTCTTCCTTCCCAGTGGACTCGTGGTCAGCGGCCAGCCGATCGCGGCGACGGGCGGTGGATCACCTATTCTGTGGCAGCATCTCTTCTGGTTCCTCGCCCATCCCGAAGTCTACGTCCTGATTCTTCCGGCCATGGGCATCGTCGCCGAAGTCGTCGCCAACAATACCCGCAAGCCTCTCTGGGGATACAAGTCCATGGTCTACTCGCTGCTCTTCCTCGGATTCATGTCGTTCATCGTATGGGCTCATCATATGTTCATCACGGGTATGGGGACGGCGATGTCGTCCTTCTTCCAGACGACCACCATGATCATCTCCATTCCTTCGGTGATCATTTTGAGCTGCCTGATTATTTCCCTCTGGGGTGGGTCGATCCGGTTCAACACGCCGATGCTGTTCGCCCTGGCGTTCCTCCCGATGTTCGGTATCGGCGGACTGACGGGGCTCCCTCTCGGCCTCGCCACGGCCGACATCCACCTCCATGACACGTACTATGTCATCGGCCACTTCCACTACGTGGTGGCCCCCGGCACAATCCTGGCCCTGTTCGCCGGTATCTACTACTGGTACCCGAAGGCGACGGGTCGAAAAATGAGCGAGTTTCTCGGGAAGCTCCACTTCTGGCCGAGCTTCATTTTCATGAACGGCGTGTTCCTCCCGATGCTGATCCAGGGACTCCACGGCGTGCAGAGACGGCTCTACGATGGCGGCGCCGCCTACGCCCACGCCCAGCCGGTCCTCCACCTCAACAAGATCATGTCGTATTCGGCGTGGGGATTGGCTCTCACCCAAGTCTTCTTCATCGTGAATTTCTTCTGGAGTCTTCGCAAGGGAGAGAAGACCTCCGACAACCCCTGGGAGGCGACCACCATCGAGTGGTCGGCGCCCTCTCCTCCGCCCCATGGCAACTTCGTGTCGATGCCCCAGGCCTACCGGGGGCCTTACGAGTACAGCGTGCCGGGCCACCCGACGGATTTTCTGCCCCAATTCAGCCCCGGCGCCGGGGAAAAGGCCAAGACCGGGCAAGCCGGCAAAACGTCCCACTAA
- a CDS encoding cytochrome C oxidase subunit IV family protein, which produces MSTESHTVDIQKHVRWYLRVFAALMILTVVTVAVSYLELTTRLAVAVALFIATIKGSLVACYFMHLISERKFIYTVLIVTVIFFVAMLLGPVMTQINSAGA; this is translated from the coding sequence ATGAGCACTGAAAGCCACACGGTTGACATCCAGAAACACGTTCGATGGTACCTCCGAGTGTTTGCGGCTCTCATGATCCTGACGGTCGTCACCGTGGCCGTGTCCTACTTGGAGTTGACGACCCGGCTCGCCGTGGCGGTGGCCCTGTTCATCGCAACCATCAAAGGGTCGCTCGTCGCGTGCTATTTCATGCACCTGATCTCGGAACGAAAATTCATCTACACCGTTCTCATCGTGACGGTGATCTTTTTCGTGGCTATGCTCCTGGGACCCGTCATGACTCAAATCAACTCCGCGGGAGCGTAA
- a CDS encoding Rrf2 family transcriptional regulator, translating into MFTKRGEYAHKAAMALAVSGNGYVKAKDLAEKESIPLPFLKKLIAALKQKGIVDTRTGKQGGVILRKDPTKVSLLDIVHAVEKEPVLSACPFPAKQCTYRTLCGVSSEWTRLVNELTDTMKKVSLADLMRTKNEVSALHARA; encoded by the coding sequence ATGTTCACCAAGCGCGGCGAATACGCCCACAAAGCGGCGATGGCTCTGGCGGTCTCCGGAAACGGATACGTGAAGGCCAAGGATCTTGCCGAAAAAGAATCCATTCCCCTTCCCTTCCTCAAGAAACTCATCGCGGCCCTCAAACAGAAGGGAATCGTCGATACAAGGACAGGGAAGCAGGGCGGCGTTATTCTCCGCAAGGACCCCACCAAGGTTTCTCTGCTCGACATCGTTCATGCCGTTGAAAAAGAGCCCGTGCTCTCGGCCTGCCCCTTCCCCGCCAAGCAGTGCACCTACCGGACTCTGTGCGGTGTTTCGTCTGAATGGACCCGGCTCGTGAATGAGCTGACCGATACGATGAAGAAGGTCTCCCTCGCCGACCTCATGCGGACCAAGAACGAAGTGTCCGCCCTCCACGCTCGGGCCTAA